GACTGAAGGCACGTTCGCTCGAACGACACGACCGCCGCGTACTCAGCGCCCGAACCGCCGCTGGCGCTCCTGGTAGTCCCGCAGCGCCCGCAGATAGTCGCGCTTGCGGAAGTTCTGCCAGTTCACGTCGGTGAAGTACAGCTCCGAGTACACCGACTGCCATATCATGAAGTCGGAGAGCCGCTCGGCGCCGGTCTTGACGACGAGGTCCGGCGCCGTCGGGAACACGAGGTGCTCCTCGACGGCCGCCTCGTCGATGTCCTCGGGGGCCAGAGTGCCCGCATCGACGTCCGCGACCAGTTTCCCCACCGCCGTCGCGAACTCGGCCTGTCCGCCGAGGCCGATAGATATCTGGACCGGCGCGTCTGCGGCGGCCTCGTCGCCCGGCCCCCGGACGGCGACGGGCCGCGGGGCCCTGAGGCCGTCGAGTTCGCGGCGGAGCGTCGAGACGACCTCCTCGTCGAGGACGCTCACGTAGACGACGACTGTCTCGGCCCCATACTGGACCGCCCATTCGAAGAACTGTTCGAGGGTCGCATACGCGCCCTCGGTGAGGAGGTCGCGCTCCGTGATGACCAGCGCGACCGTCTCGGGGAGGGTCGCGTCGCTCCGACGGAGACGGACCGCGAGGTACCGTTCGTACAGGCCCACGGCGGCTACTGCGAGACCGGCGTCAATAAACGCACGGGAGCGTCCGCGGCGACTGGGACCGGGCTGACAGTGGCCGCCGCGCAGTTCGGAAAGGGTAAGTGCCTCTCGGGGATACCGGTGGGACGTGACATCGACAGTCCGACGAGCGGGGGCCTTCGCAGTCATCGCGACGCTAGCGTTCGTCGTCCCGTTCGCGACCGACCTTCGGTCGCCCGCACTCGCGACTGTCGCCGCGACGGGGCCGTTCGTCCTCGTCGCACTGCTCTCGTTGACCGCCGTCGACCAGGACTCGCCGTTCTTCGAGCTGTTCGCGCTGCCGGGCGACTACCAGGACGGCAAGCTCTACGGGTTGGCGGCGTTCGCGCTGGCCGTCGCCGGTCTCGCGCTGCTCGCCGTCCAGTTCGGCCTGCCGGTCCCCGTGTTCGTCGGGACGGTGCTCATCGTCGCCTACGGCAACCTCGGTCAGCGACTCTCGTACTACTACGGCAGCGACGGCGTCGTCGCCACTGCGGGGTTCGTCGTCCTCGGTTCGGCGGCCGGGAGCGGTGGCTACGTCGTCGCGACACAGCTCCAGGCCGGGACCGCCCAGCTCTCGCAGGTCGTCTTCCTCGCGGCGACCGGTGCGCTCGTGGCCGCCCTGCTCCGTGCGGTGCTGTTCGAGCGCGACTATCCGCTCGTCTTGCTCTCGGTGGGACTGCTCTCCTGGCTCTTCTTCGAACTCGACCCGACAGTCGCCCCGGTCCGCATCGGCGTCGCGCTCGCCGTGACCGCCGCGCTCGGCTACATCTCCTACGCGCTGGACACGGCGTCGCTCCCGGGGATGCTCACGGGCGTCCTGCTGTCGCTCCTGACCATCGTCCTGGGCGGCTTCGGCTGGTTCGCCATGCTCATCGCCTTCTTCGGTCTGGGCGGGCTCTCGACGAAGTACCGCTACGAGGAGAAACAGGACCGGGGTATCGCCGAGGAGAACGAAGGGGCCCGCGGCAGCGGGAACGTGCTCGCGAACTCCATCGTCGCGCTCTTCGCGGTGCTCGCGGCGGCCGCGAGCCCCAGCCACCTCACCGTCGACCCGGCCCTGTTCCTCTACGCGTTCGCGGGGGCGGTGTCGGCGGCGATGACCGACACCTTCTCCAGCGAGTTCGGTGGCCTCTACGACAACCCGCGGCTCATCACCACCCTCCGGCCGGTCGATCCCGGCACGGACGGCGGGGTCACCTGGCAGGGCGTCCTCGCGGGACTCGTCGGCGCGGCCATCATCGCCGGCATCGGCGCGCTCTTGCTCGACGAGGTCGGGTCGGTCGGCGCAACGGTCGTGCTCGCCTGCGGCCTGGTGGGGATGTTCGTCGACAGCATCCTGGGCGCCACCGTCGAGGGCGGCCTCGTGGGGAACCAGGCCGTCAACATGCTGGCGACGCTCGCGGCCGCACTCACCGGCGTCGGTATCGTCCTCGCCCTCGGCCTCGTATGATTCGCGAAGCGACCGACGGGGACCGCGCCCGACTCAGACACATCCAGACGGCCGCGCTCGACGAGCCCTGGCCGGGGCTGCTCGACGTGGCCGTCGAGGGGCCGCCGACGCTACTGGTGATTACCGACGGCGTCCCGGTCGGATACGCGCTGGTCGTCCCCGACCACCCGATGGCCTACCTCGCTGAGCTCGCGGTCGACCCCTCGTTCCAGGGCCGTGGGTACGGGAGTACCCTCCTCGGCGCGCTGCTGGAGCGACTCCGCGACGCGGGGTTCGAGACACTCCGGCTCACCGCCCGGGCCGACGACGAGCGGGTCCGGTCGTTCTACGGCGGCTTCGGGTTCGAGAAAATCAGCGACCTGCCGGACCACTACGACGACGGGGCCGGCGTGTTGCTCGCGCTCGACCTCTGAGTCAGCCGGCGATACGGACCTGGACGGACGTGGGCTGTTTCACGTACTCGCCGTCGCTCGCGGCGACCACGACTTCGACGCCGCGCTGTGCGGCGACGTCGACGACCTTCTGCGTGCACTCGCCGTCGAGAACGATTGTCCGCGGGCGCTGTTCGCTCTCCTCGACCAGCGAGAGGGCGTCCGAGGCGGGCCCGTCGGCGATGACCTCGCCGTCGTCGTCCAGCAGGCGCACCGTGCCGCTGTCCCCCCCGATGACCGCCTCGACGTGGTCGGACAGCGTCGTCGGCGCTGTCACTTCCTCGGTGTCCGTCTCGGGGTCGGCCTCGGTGACTGCCGTCTCCGTACCGCCCTCGCCGCCGGCCAGCGCGGCCGCCTCCGCCGTCTCGGTCTCGGGACTTGGACTGCTCTCGACGGTCGTCGCGCCGTCGGTCCGCGCGGCCTTCGCCTGGTCAGCGAGCGCGTGGGCGGGCGATTCGGCCGCCTGAACCGTCTCGAATGGGACCTTGTCGCGCAGTGCGGTCATCACCTCGCCGCGCGACAGGTCCTCGACGGAGCGGTCCCGGGGCGCGATGGCGACGAAGTCCACGTCGCCGACCTGACTCAGCTCCTTGAGGATGAGGTCACCGCCGCGGTCGCCGTCGAGGAACGCCGTCACGGTGCGTTGGCCGGTCAGGTCCGCGACGCTCTCGGGGATGTCGGTCCCCTCGACGGCGATGGCGTTCTTCACGCCGTACTTCAGGAGCTGCAGGACGTCGGCGCGTCCCTCGACGACGACGATAGCATCCGAGTCGGCCACACGCGGCCCCGCGGGCAGCCCTTCGTACTCGCTGATGTCGGCGACGCGGGCCTTCTGCCGGACCGTCTCGACGACGTCCTCGATGCCCATCGACTCGGCCTCGAACTCCGCCAGAATCTCCGTCGCCCGTTCGACGACCTCCCGGCGCTTCGCGCTCCGGACGTCCTCGATGTTCGCGACCTCGATCTCCGCGCGGCAGGGCCCGACCTGCTCGATGGTCTCTAAGGCCGCCGCGAGCGTGGCCGTCTCGACCCGGTCGAGCCCGCTCGCGATGGTTATCTCCCCGAAGGTCCGACCCCCCTCCGACTCGATTTCGACGTCGATGCGCCCGACTTTCTTCGAGTCCTGCAGCGTCCGCAGGTCCATCTCTTCGCCCAACAATCCCTCGGTCTGGCCGAACACGGCGCCGACGACGTCGTTTCGTTCCACGACGCCGGCGGCGGTGATGTTCGCGTGTATCAGATATTTGGTTGTATCGTTCATCGTGAGACTCCGAAACCGGCCCGCCACCGCACAGCGTCTCGACGGACCGCTATCACTGCACGAACGTAGATGGTGACGCCAAAATAACCTTGCGCACTCGACAAGAACTGAGCGACCCGTCGTCGACGCGGTCCCACCCCACTCGACCTGCCGCCGGACGTCCCGTCTCCGGGGTGTGGCCAGCCGCACGCTCGAACGAGAGGGAATTCTGGCACACGGGCGTATTGAAGAAAATTCTCCTTCACGGTTCCCAGGTGAAGAATCGTTACTGCTATATATCCGGACTGTTTAGACAATCCCAATATGAGACCCGTGCGGACCGCCGGTTGGACCGTCGTTGCACTCCTGTTGATGGCACTCGCCGTGCCGTGGTTCATGTGGCGTGACGCGACCGTCGCGTTCGGCCTGCCGGTGTGGCTCTGGTGGCATATCGGCTGGATGGTGCTCGCGAGTATCGTCTTCGCCGTCTTCGCGCGAACCGACTGGGGCCTCGGCGTCGAGGAGGTGCACTGAGATGGTCGACGCTGCCCTCCAGCTGGGAATGGGCGACACCGCCCTCCAGCTGGGTATCGTCGGCGCGTACATGCTCGTCGCGCTCGCGGTGGGCGTCGTCGCCTACCGCCTGACCGACCGCAGCGCCGAGGACTACTACCTCGCGAGCCGAACCCTGGGGACGGTCGTCCTGCTGTTTACCACCTTCGCGACGCTCCTGTCGGCCTTCACGTTCTTCGGTGGCCCGAACCTCGCCTTCGCCGCCGGGCCCGAGTGGATTCTGGTGATGGGCCTGATGGACGGCATCATCTTCGCCGTCCTCTGGTACGTCATCGGCTACAAGCAGTGGCTGGTCGGCAAGCGCCACGGCTACGTGACGCTGGGCGAGATGCTGGGCGACCGCTTCGGCTCGACGCCGCTGCGGGTGCTCGTGGCCGGCGTGAGCCTCGTCTGGCTGTTCCCGTACGTGATGCTTCAGCAGAAGGGCGCCGGCCAGGCCATCGTCGGGCTGACCAACGGCGCGGTGCCGTTCTGGGTCGGCGCCGGCGGTATCACCCTCTTTATGATCGCCTACGTCGCGATCTCCGGGATGCGCGGGGTCGCCTGGACCGACACCATTCAGGGCCTGTTCATGCTCTCGCTCGTGTGGCTCGCCGTCGCCTGGTTGCTCACCGACATCGGCGGGGCCGGCCTCGCCACCGAGCAGATGGGGGCGGCCAACGGCGAGTTCCTCGCGCTGGGCGGCGGGCTCTACACCCCGCAGTTCATCATCTCCAGCGCGGTGAGCATCGCTTTCGGCGTGACGATGTTCCCCCAGATAAACCAGCGGTTCTTCGCGGCCGGGTCGAAGAAAGTCCTCAAGCGGACCTTCGCGCTGTGGCCCGTGCTCGTCCTCCTCCTCTTCGTCCCCGCGTTCATGCTTGGTGCGTGGGCGGTCGGCCTCGGTATCGAGGTCCCCCAGGGGAGCAACGTCGTTCCCGTGCTGCTCGGCGAGTTCGCTCCGACGTGGTTCGCCGCGCTGGTCATCGCCGGCGCGATGGCCGCGATGATGTCCTCCAGCGACTCGATGCTGCTGTCCGGGTCGTCGTACCTGACCCGCGACGTCTACCGGCCGCTGAAGCGCGTCTTCGGCTCCGAGCGCGGCACCGCCGACGAGGACCGACGCGAGGCGCTCGTCGCCCGCGTGGGCGTCGTCGTCTTCGCGACGCTCTCGTTCGTCGCGAGCCTCTACTCGCCGGGGACCCTGGTCCAGATCGGTGACACCGCCTTCAGCGGGTTCGCCCAGCTCACCGTCCCCGTCGCGCTGGCGCTGTACTGGAGCGGGACGACCCGCTACGGGATGTACGCCGGCGTCGTGGGCACGCAGGTGTTCTACGTGCTCCACGTCTTCCCCGTCGTCGAGACCGTCGCCGGCCTCCTCGGCCTCACGGTGGCGCTTCCGGGCACCTACATGGGCTGGACGCCCGGCGTCGTCGGCATCCTGCTCGGGCTGGTCCTGACGGTCGGCGTCTCGCTCGTCACCAACGCGGCCCCCGACGAGAACCGCTCGGCGTACGTGGTCGAGGGCGTCGAGGCCGACTGACTGCCCGCCGCCGAGACGCCGTCTGCCGCGGTTGTGCGTGCGGTTACACACGTACCACCACCCAGTTATTACCGCCCCATCCCAGGGACCAGTATGAGTCTCGAACAGACCGACGCACCCGAGTTCACACTCGAGAGCACCGCCGGCGACGACGTCTCGCTCGCCGACCACCTCGGCGACGGCCCGACCATCGTCCTCATCAACCGCGGTCACTGGTGCAGCTTCTGTGCCGAACAGCTCCAGACGTTCAGCGAGGTCTCGTACGACCTCTGGTTCAACGAGGACGTCGACATCCTCCCGGTCGTCACCGACCGGCTCTCGAAGGTCACCGAGATGCGCGACCGGTTCGACCTGGACATCCAGCTGCTGGCCGACCCCGACGGCGAGGTGGCCGAGCGCTACAGCGGCACCGAGCAGACGAGCCACGGCCTCACCGGCATCGCCGCCACCTACGTCCTCGACGAGGAGGGGACGGTCCAGTACGAGCAGGTCGCCGACCACCCGGCCGACCGCACGTACGGCAACTTCGTCCGGTACTACATCCGCAATGGGTTCGAGGACCCGTTCGACGCGTAGCTATCTGACCTCGCCGGGAGGTGAATATACAAGTCCGTTCGCGCCCTACGGGAGTGTATGGAACTCTCTGAGAACGTCGGTGGGAACGACCGTCGCACCCGCGCCGTGCTCGCGGGCGTCCTCACTATCGCCGCGATTCGTGCGTTCCGAAACGGGAAGCGAAAACGCGGCCTCCTCGTCGCCGTCGGCGCGCTCGTCGCCGGGTTCACCGCCACGACGAAGTACTGCCCGGCAAACGAACAGCTAGGTATCGACACGACCGGCGGCGTCGCGGACATCGACATCGAGGACCGGAGCGACCTAGTTGCCGACACGGACGCCACTGCGGACGCCGAGGACGCGGAGCGCGTGAACGTCGCGGTCGGCGGGACCACCGAGACGGCCCCGCAGCGAGGGCAGCTGACCTGCGCTTTCTGTGGCGAGCCCATCGTCCCCGGTCAGCGGCGCGGGCCCAACGCCCAGGGCGACATCGTCCACGACACCTGCGAGTGAGCCGGCGTCGGGTCGGGCGTCAGTCTACGCTCTGGGGCGTCGGCCGCCCCGAGCCACGGACCAGGGCCACGTTCTTCGAGGTCCCCGTGAGCGCTGCGACCACGTGTGCGACGGGGTTGTCGCTGGACTCGGACGCCGCCGAGCGGCTCACGCAGACGGTCTGATACTCGCCGAGCGCTGCCCGAATCCCAGCCTCGACGTCGTCGTCGACGACCACCTCGGTGTTGTACTCGTCCGGGTCGAGTCCGGCGGCCGCTGCGGCCTCGGCGAGCCGGTCGGCCGCGCGCCTGCGAGCCACTGCCTCGTCGCCGTCGGCGGGAACGACGGCGAGGAGGGTCGGCACGGTGCCGTCGACGGTCGCGAACTCGGCGACCCGTCGGGCGACGCTCGTGGCGTCCCGCCCGGGGGTGACGAGGCCGACCGGGGTTCCGACCCCGCCGCGGAGGGCCACGAGTGCGACGTCACAGGGCGCGTTCTCGAGGACCGTCGCGACCGTCGGACTCGCCACGCCGCCGTCCTGACTCGCCTCGGCGCGCCACCCCAGCAGGACCTCGTCGGCGGCCTCTTCCTCGATGACGTCGAGGAGTGCCGCACCAGCGTCCGATGCGTTGAGCGCCCGCGTCCGGAGGGTGACGTCCATCTCGTCGGCGAAGGCCTGTGCGTTCTCGAGCAACTCGCGCTGGTGGTCGGCCCGCTCGGCCTCGACGTTCTGGAGGGGCGACTCGTGTTCGACGTGGACGACGTTGACCGCGACGAGTTCAGGCTCGCCGGCGTCCGCGTTGGCTCGCGCACTGGCCGCAGCCAGCCGCAGCAACCCGTGTTGTGTCTCCGGGTTCGCGACCGGCACGACCACCCGGTAGACCTCGGTCGGTGGGCCACGGAGCGCCTCGCGGAGGAGGCCCTCGCCCACGACTCGGCTTCTCGCGTAGACTGCGTACCACACGACACCGACGACGATGATACCCGTCCCGATAGTGACGATGACCGGGGCCATCTGCGAGACGACGACGACCGAGAGGACGACACCCAGTATCGGGACCGCCGGATACAGCGGGGACGGGAGGCTGAACGAGGGGTCGTACTCGTCCGGGTCGGCCCGACGGAAGACGACGAGCGAGACGTGGACCAGCGAGTAGGCGACCAGGAAGCTGAAACTCGCCGCCTCGGCCAGCAACGAGACGATAGCGTCGACGCGCAGGCCGACGAGGATGAGCGCCGCCGTGAGCGCGCTGGTGGTGAGAATCGCCCGGTGGGGCGTGTAGAACCGCGGGTGGCTGACGTTCAGCCACTCCGAGGCGACGCCGTCCCGCCCCATCGCGTAGATGACGCGGGAGGCCGCGAGCACCGACGAGTTCGAACTCGAGATGGCGGCGATGATGGCCGCGAAGACGATGGACACCGCGCCGATGGGGCCCATGTACGACGTCGCGACGTCGGCGACGGGGATGGGCGAGTCACCCAGCCGGTCGTAGGGGATGACGCCGGTACTGACGAGCATCACGAGCACGTAGAGGATAGTCACCAGGACGACCGAGAGAATCATCGACAGCGGGATAATCTTGCTCGGGTTCTTTATCTCGCCGGCCACCGTCGCGATAATCTCGAAGCCCAGGAAGGAGATGAAGACGATGCCGGTCGTCGCCATCACGCCCTCGGCCCCGGATGGCGCGAACG
This DNA window, taken from Haloarcula ordinaria, encodes the following:
- a CDS encoding peroxiredoxin family protein; this translates as MSLEQTDAPEFTLESTAGDDVSLADHLGDGPTIVLINRGHWCSFCAEQLQTFSEVSYDLWFNEDVDILPVVTDRLSKVTEMRDRFDLDIQLLADPDGEVAERYSGTEQTSHGLTGIAATYVLDEEGTVQYEQVADHPADRTYGNFVRYYIRNGFEDPFDA
- a CDS encoding GNAT family N-acetyltransferase gives rise to the protein MIREATDGDRARLRHIQTAALDEPWPGLLDVAVEGPPTLLVITDGVPVGYALVVPDHPMAYLAELAVDPSFQGRGYGSTLLGALLERLRDAGFETLRLTARADDERVRSFYGGFGFEKISDLPDHYDDGAGVLLALDL
- a CDS encoding amino acid permease, with translation MSVDGGELERTLGFFEAMTLGGGTMIGAGIFILPGIAARNAGPASSISYAIAGFVALLAALSLSELATGMPIAGGSYHYVNRALGSLFGSVVGWGMWSGLMFASAFYMVGFGQYVVEPVPFLDGRGYIILLGLTGLALLTGVNYYGTEESSSLQNVMISAETLVIIVFVVLGVFFIVPTNLEPFAPSGAEGVMATTGIVFISFLGFEIIATVAGEIKNPSKIIPLSMILSVVLVTILYVLVMLVSTGVIPYDRLGDSPIPVADVATSYMGPIGAVSIVFAAIIAAISSSNSSVLAASRVIYAMGRDGVASEWLNVSHPRFYTPHRAILTTSALTAALILVGLRVDAIVSLLAEAASFSFLVAYSLVHVSLVVFRRADPDEYDPSFSLPSPLYPAVPILGVVLSVVVVSQMAPVIVTIGTGIIVVGVVWYAVYARSRVVGEGLLREALRGPPTEVYRVVVPVANPETQHGLLRLAAASARANADAGEPELVAVNVVHVEHESPLQNVEAERADHQRELLENAQAFADEMDVTLRTRALNASDAGAALLDVIEEEAADEVLLGWRAEASQDGGVASPTVATVLENAPCDVALVALRGGVGTPVGLVTPGRDATSVARRVAEFATVDGTVPTLLAVVPADGDEAVARRRAADRLAEAAAAAGLDPDEYNTEVVVDDDVEAGIRAALGEYQTVCVSRSAASESSDNPVAHVVAALTGTSKNVALVRGSGRPTPQSVD
- a CDS encoding undecaprenyl diphosphate synthase family protein, whose protein sequence is MGLYERYLAVRLRRSDATLPETVALVITERDLLTEGAYATLEQFFEWAVQYGAETVVVYVSVLDEEVVSTLRRELDGLRAPRPVAVRGPGDEAAADAPVQISIGLGGQAEFATAVGKLVADVDAGTLAPEDIDEAAVEEHLVFPTAPDLVVKTGAERLSDFMIWQSVYSELYFTDVNWQNFRKRDYLRALRDYQERQRRFGR
- a CDS encoding DUF92 domain-containing protein — translated: MTSTVRRAGAFAVIATLAFVVPFATDLRSPALATVAATGPFVLVALLSLTAVDQDSPFFELFALPGDYQDGKLYGLAAFALAVAGLALLAVQFGLPVPVFVGTVLIVAYGNLGQRLSYYYGSDGVVATAGFVVLGSAAGSGGYVVATQLQAGTAQLSQVVFLAATGALVAALLRAVLFERDYPLVLLSVGLLSWLFFELDPTVAPVRIGVALAVTAALGYISYALDTASLPGMLTGVLLSLLTIVLGGFGWFAMLIAFFGLGGLSTKYRYEEKQDRGIAEENEGARGSGNVLANSIVALFAVLAAAASPSHLTVDPALFLYAFAGAVSAAMTDTFSSEFGGLYDNPRLITTLRPVDPGTDGGVTWQGVLAGLVGAAIIAGIGALLLDEVGSVGATVVLACGLVGMFVDSILGATVEGGLVGNQAVNMLATLAAALTGVGIVLALGLV
- a CDS encoding sodium:solute symporter family protein; the encoded protein is MGDTALQLGIVGAYMLVALAVGVVAYRLTDRSAEDYYLASRTLGTVVLLFTTFATLLSAFTFFGGPNLAFAAGPEWILVMGLMDGIIFAVLWYVIGYKQWLVGKRHGYVTLGEMLGDRFGSTPLRVLVAGVSLVWLFPYVMLQQKGAGQAIVGLTNGAVPFWVGAGGITLFMIAYVAISGMRGVAWTDTIQGLFMLSLVWLAVAWLLTDIGGAGLATEQMGAANGEFLALGGGLYTPQFIISSAVSIAFGVTMFPQINQRFFAAGSKKVLKRTFALWPVLVLLLFVPAFMLGAWAVGLGIEVPQGSNVVPVLLGEFAPTWFAALVIAGAMAAMMSSSDSMLLSGSSYLTRDVYRPLKRVFGSERGTADEDRREALVARVGVVVFATLSFVASLYSPGTLVQIGDTAFSGFAQLTVPVALALYWSGTTRYGMYAGVVGTQVFYVLHVFPVVETVAGLLGLTVALPGTYMGWTPGVVGILLGLVLTVGVSLVTNAAPDENRSAYVVEGVEAD
- the dnaG gene encoding DNA primase DnaG, with amino-acid sequence MNDTTKYLIHANITAAGVVERNDVVGAVFGQTEGLLGEEMDLRTLQDSKKVGRIDVEIESEGGRTFGEITIASGLDRVETATLAAALETIEQVGPCRAEIEVANIEDVRSAKRREVVERATEILAEFEAESMGIEDVVETVRQKARVADISEYEGLPAGPRVADSDAIVVVEGRADVLQLLKYGVKNAIAVEGTDIPESVADLTGQRTVTAFLDGDRGGDLILKELSQVGDVDFVAIAPRDRSVEDLSRGEVMTALRDKVPFETVQAAESPAHALADQAKAARTDGATTVESSPSPETETAEAAALAGGEGGTETAVTEADPETDTEEVTAPTTLSDHVEAVIGGDSGTVRLLDDDGEVIADGPASDALSLVEESEQRPRTIVLDGECTQKVVDVAAQRGVEVVVAASDGEYVKQPTSVQVRIAG
- a CDS encoding YgaP family membrane protein, whose amino-acid sequence is MELSENVGGNDRRTRAVLAGVLTIAAIRAFRNGKRKRGLLVAVGALVAGFTATTKYCPANEQLGIDTTGGVADIDIEDRSDLVADTDATADAEDAERVNVAVGGTTETAPQRGQLTCAFCGEPIVPGQRRGPNAQGDIVHDTCE
- a CDS encoding DUF3311 domain-containing protein — its product is MRPVRTAGWTVVALLLMALAVPWFMWRDATVAFGLPVWLWWHIGWMVLASIVFAVFARTDWGLGVEEVH